Proteins encoded within one genomic window of Triticum aestivum cultivar Chinese Spring chromosome 2D, IWGSC CS RefSeq v2.1, whole genome shotgun sequence:
- the LOC123048922 gene encoding peroxidase 2, protein MTADKLAALVAVALLGCVVHTCQASYGYPNPMPPIPSPTPPTAPALTLDYYSYSCPNAEAIVKEAVRNATDNNRGIGAGLIRLFFHDCFVRGCDASVLLDATTANPEPEKLGIPNFPSLRGFEVIDAAKAKVEKECGGIVSCADIVAFAGRDATFFLSNGVVDFKMPAGRYDGRVSFANETLRDLPPPFANVTVLEAMFKAKGLDLDDMVTLSGAHTVGISHCSSFADRLPADPSDPTSMEPALASSLQQRCSRGGDPVVVQDVVTPRDLDRQYYQNVLDRKVLFK, encoded by the exons ATGACTGCTGATAAGCTTGCTGCCTTGGTTGCGGTAGCATTGCTCGGTTGTGTGGTGCACACATGCCAAGCGAGCTACGGCTATCCCAACCCAATGCCGCCCATCCCAAGCCCGACACCTCCTACGGCACCGGCGCTCACCCTGGACTACTACAGCTATTCTTGCCCTAATGCGGAGGCAATTGTCAAGGAAGCCGTAAGGAACGCCACAGACAACAATCGCGGCATCGGCGCCGGGCTCATCCGCCTCTTCTTCCACGACTGTTTCGTCAGG GGTTGCGACGCCTCGGTTCTCCTAGACGCGACGACGGCCAACCCGGAGCCGGAGAAGCTTGGCATTCCAAACTTCCCCAGCCTCCGCGGCTTCGAGGTGATCGACGCCGCAAAGGCGAAGGTTGAGAAGGAGTGCGGTGGGATTGTCTCGTGCGCTGACATCGTCGCTTTTGCTGGGCGCGACGCCACCTTCTTCCTCAGCAACGGCGTGGTAGACTTCAAAATGCCGGCTGGCCGCTACGACGGACGTGTGTCTTTCGCCAACGAGACCCTCCGCGACCTGCCCCCTCCCTTCGCCAACGTCACGGTGCTGGAGGCAATGTTCAAAGCCAAGGGGCTCGACCTCGACGACATGGTCACCCTCTCGGGCGCGCACACCGTTGGAATCTCTCATTGTTCGTCCTTCGCTGACCGCCTTCCAGCCGACCCGTCGGACCCCACGTCCATGGAACCCGCGCTGGCTAGCTCGCTACAGCAGAGGTGCAGCCGTGGTGGTGACCCCGTTGTGGTGCAGGATGTCGTTACCCCCCGTGACCTGGACAGACAGTACTATCAGAACGTACTCGACCGTAAAGTGTTATTCAAATAG